Proteins found in one Zea mays cultivar B73 chromosome 1, Zm-B73-REFERENCE-NAM-5.0, whole genome shotgun sequence genomic segment:
- the LOC103631685 gene encoding probable protein phosphatase 2C 28, producing the protein MLAAVMDYFSSCWGPRSGAGHRGKGSDAAGRQDGLLWYKDAGQLVTGEFSMAVVQANQLLEDQSQVESGSLSLADPGPQGTFVGVYDGHGGPETSRFINDHLFNHLRRFATEHKFMSADVIRKAFQATEEGFLSLVSKEWSLKPQIASVGSCCLVGVICAGTLYVANVGDSRAVLGRLVKATGEVVAMQLSSEHNACYEEVRQELQSSHPDDPHIVVLKHNVWRVKGLIQISRSIGDVYLKKPEYNREPLHSKFRLRETFQRPILSSEPQITEHRIQPNDQFVIFASDGLWEHLSNKEAVDLVQSSPRNGIARRLVKAAMQEAAKKREMRYSDLKKIDRGVRRHFHDDITVVVVFLDSDAMSKASWSKSPSVSLRGGGVALPAKSLAPFSAPARLNSTY; encoded by the exons ATGCTGGCCGCGGTGATGGACTACTTCAGCTCCTGCTGGGGCCCGCGATCGGGCGCCGGGCACCGGGGCAAGGGCTCCGACGCCGCCGGCCGGCAGGACGGTCTCCTCTGGTACAAGGACGCCGGCCAGCTCGTCACTGGGGAGTTCTCCATGGCCGTGGTGCAGGCCAACCAGCTCCTCGAGGACCAGAGCCAAGTAGAGTCCGGATCGCTCTCCCTGGCTGACCCGGGCCCACAGGGCACCTTCGTCGGCGTCTATGATGGCCATGGCGGCCCGGAGACGTCCCGGTTCATCAATGACCACCTCTTCAACCATCTCAGAA GGTTTGCAACTGAGCACAAGTTTATGTCAGCGGACGTGATCCGGAAAGCTTTCCAAGCAACTGAGGAGGGCTTTCTTTCTCTAGTCAGCAAGGAATGGTCTTTGAAGCCTCAGATTGCTTCAGTGGGCTCCTGCTGCCTTGTTGGTGTAATCTGTGCTGGGACTCTCTATGTTGCAAACGTGGGCGACTCACGTGCAGTTCTTGGAAGGCTTGTTAAGGCAACTGGAGAGGTTGTGGCCATGCAGTTGTCATCGGAGCACAATGCGTGCTATGAGGAAGTTAGACAAGAACTGCAGTCATCACATCCTGACGATCCACATATTGTGGTTCTCAAACACAATGTTTGGCGAGTGAAGGGTCTCATCCAG ATCTCAAGATCTATTGGAGATGTATATCTAAAGAAACCAGAGTACAACAGAGAACCACTTCACAGCAAGTTTCGGCTTCGAGAAACCTTCCAGAGGCCGATCCTTAGTTCTGAACCTCAAATTACTGAACATCGAATACAGCCGAACGATcaatttgttatatttgcttctgATGGTCTATGGGAGCACCTCAGCAATAAGGAAGCAGTTGACCTTGTCCAAAGTAGTCCCCGAAAT GGAATCGCTCGGAGGCTAGTGAAAGCCGCGATGCAAGAAGCTGCCAAGAAGAGGGAGATGAGATACTCAGACCTCAAGAAGATCGACCGTGGTGTGAGAAGGCATTTCCACGACGATATAACTGTCGTCGTGGTATTCCTCGATTCGGATGCCATGAGCAAAGCTAGCTGGAGCAAAAGCCCCTCGGTTTCTCTCCGAGGGGGCGGTGTCGCCCTCCCTGCGAAGTCCCTCGCACCTTTCTCAGCTCCGGCACGGCTGAACAGCACCTACTGA